GTGTCCTGGGTGTTGACGTAGGGGTTGATGATCTTGTCGATCTTGCCCGGGCGATCGATCCGGGTGGAGTCGATCTCGAACCAGCCCTCGGGGGTGTCGCGGCGGACGAAGGCGGTGCCGCGCACATCGGTGATGCTGTCGATGGACTCGCCCCAGGACAGGCGCTGGGCGATTTCCACCACGGCGCGCTCGGCGTTGCCGTAGAGGAGGATGTCGGCGGTGGCGTCCATGAGGATGGAGCGGCGCACCTTGTCCTGCCAGTAGTCGTAGTGGGCGATGCGGCGCAGGGAGGCCTCGATGCCGCCGAGGACCACCGGGACGTGGGTGTAGGCTTCCTTGCAGCGCTGGCTGTAGACCAGGCTGGCGCGGTCGGGGCGCTTGCCGGCGAGGCCGCCGGGGGTGTAGGCGTCGTCGGAGCGGATCTTACGGTCGGCGGTGTAGCGGTTGATCATGGAGTCCATGTTGCCGGCGGCGACACCGAAGAACAGGTTCGGCTCGCCGAGCTTCATGAAGTCGTCCTTCGAGCGCCAGTCCGGCTGGGCGATGATGCCCACGCGGAAGCCCTGGGCCTCCAGCAGCCGGCCGATGATGGCCATGCCGAACGACGGATGATCGACGTAGGCATCGCCGGTGACGATGATGATGTCGCAGGAATCCCAACCCAACTGATCCATCTCTTCCCGGCTCATGGGCAGGAAGGGGGCGGGTCCGAAACACTCGGCCCAGTATTTGGGATAGTCGAACAGCGGCTTGGCGGCTTGCATGTTTTTTGATCAGCGGGCTTTCACGGGGGGCGCGGAATATAGCACAAATTTTGAGCAAGTCCGACGCCTGCACTGGGTTTTTTAATGACCGCGCTCATCTCTGTCATGAAGCCTCGAGGCGCTGTGGCTATACTCGCGACGATAACAAGATCGCCCGCTCCCAACGGTATCGGGCACTAGGAGCGCGCGGTGCTGAACCGAATCATCCCCATCCTGTTGTTGCTGGGCGTGCTGGGCCTTTGTGGCCAGGCCGGCGCCGCGCCATTCCTGTTGCGCGCCGACAGCAGTGGAGGCGCCCTCAACACGGCGGCGGAACTCCTGGAGGACCCCCGCGGCACCCTGTCCATCGAGGACATGGCCGACCCGTCGGTGCAGTCCCACTTCGCGCCGGCCAGGGGCCGCGCCTCGGTGGGCCAGAGCCGCAGCGTCTGGTGGGTGAAGCTGCAGGTGCAGCGCGACGCCGATGCGCCCTCGGACTGGTGGCTGGAGGTGGGCTCGGTGACCCAGCTGGACCTGCAGCTGTTCCTGCCCGATGGCCAGGGTGGCTGGACGCTGCGCCAGTCCGGCGAGCGGGTCAATTTCAGCGAGGGGCGGGACTATCCCTACCGGCGCATGCTGTTCCAGTTGCCCGGGCTCCAGGACCAGCCCCTGACCCTGTACCTGCGCACCTTCGACCCGGCCGGCAACTCCTTCCCCCTCAAGGCCTGGCAACTGGATGACCTGACCCTGGTGGCCGCCCAGGAGAACCTGGGACTGGGACTGATCTACGGGGTGATCCTCGCCCTGCTGCTGTACAACCTGTTCATCCTGATCTCGCTGCGGGACAACGCCTATCTCTGGTATGTGCTGACCACCGCCTCGGCGCTGGTGTTCATCATGAGCATGACCGGCCACGGCATGCAGTACCTCTGGCCGGACCACCCCGTTCCGGCCTGGCTGGACCGCATCACCCTGCCCTCCCTCTGGGGGCTGTTCGCCAGCCGCTTCACCCAGACGCTGCTGCAGACCCGCGTCCACGTGCGCTGGGCGCACCACCTCTTGAGCATGGCCTGCGGCGTCTACCTCGTCGCCATCGCCCTGGAACTGCTGGGCCAGCGCTATCTGGCGGCCTGGCTGATCGCCCTGCTGTCGCTGACCAGCATTCCCGCCGCCCTGGGCGCCGCACTGATCCGCTGGCGCCAGGGCTTCTTCCCCGCCCTGCTCTACCTCTGTGGCTATGGCCTGGTACTGGGCAGCGTGGCGATCCTGCTGCTACGCACCACCGGCGTGCTGCAGCCGACGGGCTGGAACGCCTACATCTTCCCCATGGCGGTGGCCGCCGAGTCCATCCTGTTCTCCTTCGCCCTGGCCTATCGCATCCAGATCCTCAAGCAGGAGAAGGCCGCCGCCCTGGTGCAGGCGGACCGTGAAAAGACCGCGCGCCTGGCCCAGATGCAGGCCAGCGCCGATGAGCTGCAAGCCGCGGTGACCCGTCGCACGGCCGAGCTGGCGGCGGCCAACCAGCGCCTCAGCGAGCGGGAGCGGGAGCTGGAGCACGCGGCCTTCCACGATGCCCTGACCGAGCTGCCCAACCGCCGCTACTTGGTGGAACGCACCGAGTCGGCGCTGGCCAATGCGAGGCGCCATGAGGAGCCGCTGGCCCTGCTGCTGATCGACCTGGACCATTTCAAGCCCATCAATGACCGCTTCGGTCACGCCGCCGGCGACGAGCTGCTGCGGGTGATCGGCCGGCGCCTGCGCCAGCAGGTGCGGGGTGGCGATGCCGTGGCGCGCCTGGGCGGCGATGAATTCGCGGTGGTGATCGGCGGCGCGGATGCCGAGCCCCAGGCCCTGGAGCTGGCCCGCCGCCTGCTGGACGAGCTGTCGGTACCGGTGCGCTATGGCGCCGAGCACCTGTCGGTGACCATCAGCATCGGCGTTGCCCTGTTCCCGTCGCACGCCCACCATTTCTCCGGTCTTTACCAGTGCGCCGACCAGGCCTTGTACAAGGCCAAGGGGCGTGGGCGCTCGGGCCTGGCGCTATACGGCGAGGACGGCGAGCGCTCCGAGGACGAGCGCCTCCTGCTGGATGTGCTGAAGGCGCCCAGCGGGCTGGGCCAGGCGTGAGTCAGGCCAGGTAGCGGCGCGGCACCCGCGCGGTGACCCGGGTCAGCAGTTCGTAGCCGAGGGTGCCGCAGGCCGCCGCCAGCTCATCCACCGACAGGCCGGCGCCCCAGAGTTCCACCGAGTCGCCGACGCGGGCCTCGGGCAGGTCGCTCAGGTCCACCGCCAGCATGTCCATGGAGACCCTGCCCACCAGGGGCACGCGACGGCCATTGACCAGCACCGGCGTACCGCTGGGCGCATGGCGCGGATAGCCGTCGGCGTAGCCACAGCTGACGGTGCCGATGCGTGACGGCCGATCGGCCTCCCAGGTGGCGCCGTAACCGACGCTTTCGCCTTTTTCGATATCACGCACGGCGATCAGTTGGGCGCTCAGGGTCATCACCGGTTTCAGGCCCAGTTCCCGGGCGTCCAGGTCGGCGAAGGGGGAGGCGCCGTAGAGCATGATGCCCGGGCGTATCCAGTCCATATGGGCGGCGGGCAGGGCCAGCACGGCGGCGGAGTTGGCCAGGCTGCGCTGGTCGAACTCAAGGTCCAGCAGTTCGAGGAAGGACTCCAGCTGGACTTCGTTGAGGCTATGGCCGCGTTGGTCGGCGCAGGCGAAATGGCTGATGAGGTTGAGCTCGGCCACCTGGGCGGCGCCGCGCAGGCGCGCGTGCCAATGCCGAACCCGTTCCGGCGAGAACCCCAGGCGGTGCATGCCGGAGTCGAGCTTGAGCCAGACATTGAGGGGACGGCAGGGCGCGCTGGCCAGCAGGGCCTCGGCCTGCTCCGGCCCCTGGACCACCAGGTCCAGTCCAAGCTGGGCGGCC
This genomic window from Pseudomonas furukawaii contains:
- a CDS encoding diguanylate cyclase, producing MLNRIIPILLLLGVLGLCGQAGAAPFLLRADSSGGALNTAAELLEDPRGTLSIEDMADPSVQSHFAPARGRASVGQSRSVWWVKLQVQRDADAPSDWWLEVGSVTQLDLQLFLPDGQGGWTLRQSGERVNFSEGRDYPYRRMLFQLPGLQDQPLTLYLRTFDPAGNSFPLKAWQLDDLTLVAAQENLGLGLIYGVILALLLYNLFILISLRDNAYLWYVLTTASALVFIMSMTGHGMQYLWPDHPVPAWLDRITLPSLWGLFASRFTQTLLQTRVHVRWAHHLLSMACGVYLVAIALELLGQRYLAAWLIALLSLTSIPAALGAALIRWRQGFFPALLYLCGYGLVLGSVAILLLRTTGVLQPTGWNAYIFPMAVAAESILFSFALAYRIQILKQEKAAALVQADREKTARLAQMQASADELQAAVTRRTAELAAANQRLSERERELEHAAFHDALTELPNRRYLVERTESALANARRHEEPLALLLIDLDHFKPINDRFGHAAGDELLRVIGRRLRQQVRGGDAVARLGGDEFAVVIGGADAEPQALELARRLLDELSVPVRYGAEHLSVTISIGVALFPSHAHHFSGLYQCADQALYKAKGRGRSGLALYGEDGERSEDERLLLDVLKAPSGLGQA
- the alr gene encoding alanine racemase, giving the protein MRPLIAAVDLSALRHNHALAKRCAPGRQAFAVVKANAYGHGVREVVASLRGEADGFAVASLEEAAEVRALDDQARVLLLEGCFEPAEYPLAAQLGLDLVVQGPEQAEALLASAPCRPLNVWLKLDSGMHRLGFSPERVRHWHARLRGAAQVAELNLISHFACADQRGHSLNEVQLESFLELLDLEFDQRSLANSAAVLALPAAHMDWIRPGIMLYGASPFADLDARELGLKPVMTLSAQLIAVRDIEKGESVGYGATWEADRPSRIGTVSCGYADGYPRHAPSGTPVLVNGRRVPLVGRVSMDMLAVDLSDLPEARVGDSVELWGAGLSVDELAAACGTLGYELLTRVTARVPRRYLA